From the genome of Salvelinus fontinalis isolate EN_2023a chromosome 20, ASM2944872v1, whole genome shotgun sequence, one region includes:
- the LOC129817296 gene encoding cysteine-rich protein 2-like, with protein MGMQPAISTCPSIKSRGEIVDSNCSIKKKKDIIFSRLQALVQNIWNMASKCPKCDKTVYFAEKVTSLGKDWHKFCLKCERCNKTLNPGGHAEHDGTPYCHKPCYAALFGPKGVNIGGAGSYVYEAPVNDTPASVSTETGAKFEEKKAHARGPVKAASFSTFSGEPSKCPRCSKTVYFAEKVTSLGKDWHRPCLRCERCCKTLAPGSHAEHDGQPYCHKPCYATLFGPKGVNTGGVGSYIYDEPSAEAETEAQP; from the exons ATGGGGATGCAGCCTGCTATTTCCACTTGCCCATCAATAAAATCTAGGGGGGAAATCGTCGATTCAAATTGCTCAATTAAAAAGAAAAAGGATATCATATTCTCTCGTCTCCAGGCATTAGTCCAGAATATATGGAACATGGCATCGAAATGTCCTAAATGCGACAAGACGGTTTATTTTG CGGAGAAGGTGACATCCCTGGGGAAAGACTGGCACAAGTTCTGTCTGAAATGTGAGCGCTGCAACAAGACCCTGAACCCAGGGGGCCATGCTGAA CATGATGGAACACCTTACTGCCACAAGCCATGCTATGCTGCCCTCTTTGGACCAAAAG gtgtgAACATAGGAGGTGCTGGCTCTTACGTCTATGAGGCTCCCGTTAACGATACCCCTGCCAGCGTTTCCACAGAAACAGGGGCCAAATTCGAGGAGAAGAAAGCTCACGCCAGAGGCCCAGTGAAGG CTGCAAGCTTCTCCACTTTTTCTGGAGAGCCCAGTAAATGTCCAAGATGCAGCAAGACAGTGTATTTCG CTGAGAAGGTAACGTCCCTGGGTAAGGACTGGCATCGACCCTGTCTGCGCTGTGAGAGATGCTGCAAGACCCTGGCCCCAGGAAGCCACGCAGAG catgatgggCAGCCCTACTGCCACAAACCGTGTTATGCCACCCTGTTTGGGCCCAAAG GGGTGAACACCGGAGGTGTTGGGAGCTACATCTACGATGAACCCAGCGCTGAGGCAGAGACTGAGGCCCAGCCTTGA